From the genome of Chrysiogenia bacterium, one region includes:
- the lysS gene encoding lysine--tRNA ligase, producing the protein MTVISQWFQEPSLAEQDTHDQIALRKKRAVEWREEGVDPYPVAPEQPAHLAQALHDQYGTSTNEQFEAEPVAVSIAGRLVLNRLFGKAAFAHVQDRSGRIQVFFEKKSLGDEFARYKKLDVGDIVFVAGTLFRTKTDELTIRVERFALYTKCVHPLPEKWHGLSDVEKRYRQRYVDLIVNQDARKTFALRSKITTWIREYFVARDFLEVETPMMHTLVSGAAAKPFVTHHNTLGMDLYMRIAPETYLKRLVVGGFERVFEIGRNFRNEGISTQHNPEFTMLEFYWAYATYGDLMDLSEDLIRELTRKVTGGETKITYQGVELDFGAPFARVSMREAVSDIPGYAEECLTNVERFASLFEHAKEPPSQALRHKFFDPDKPLANLVTLFEELVEPTLIQPTFITGFPAIVSPLARRTDGNADYTDRFELYIYGRELANGFNELADPVDQEGRFRAQVEQKEAGDEEAMDYDADYIHALEYGLPPTAGEGIGIDRLVMLLTDAASIRDVILFPQMRARAAAGEGENSQGEGE; encoded by the coding sequence GTGACGGTGATTTCCCAATGGTTTCAGGAGCCTAGCTTGGCCGAGCAAGACACACACGACCAGATCGCCCTCCGTAAAAAGCGCGCCGTTGAATGGCGCGAAGAGGGCGTCGACCCATACCCCGTTGCCCCCGAGCAGCCGGCCCACCTGGCCCAGGCGCTTCACGACCAGTACGGGACGAGCACCAACGAGCAGTTCGAGGCCGAGCCCGTGGCCGTCAGCATCGCCGGACGCCTGGTGCTCAACCGCCTGTTCGGCAAGGCGGCCTTCGCCCACGTTCAGGATCGTTCGGGCCGCATCCAGGTCTTTTTCGAGAAGAAGAGCCTTGGCGATGAGTTCGCCCGCTACAAGAAGCTCGACGTGGGCGACATCGTCTTCGTGGCCGGCACGCTCTTTCGCACCAAAACCGACGAACTCACCATCCGGGTCGAGCGCTTTGCACTCTATACCAAGTGCGTCCATCCGCTGCCCGAGAAGTGGCACGGTCTCTCGGACGTTGAAAAACGCTACCGCCAGCGCTACGTCGACCTGATCGTCAATCAGGACGCACGCAAGACCTTCGCGCTGCGCTCGAAGATCACGACCTGGATTCGCGAGTATTTCGTTGCGCGTGACTTTCTCGAAGTCGAGACGCCGATGATGCACACGCTGGTATCCGGCGCGGCGGCCAAGCCCTTCGTAACCCATCACAACACGCTGGGGATGGATCTCTACATGCGCATTGCGCCCGAGACCTACCTCAAGCGGCTGGTGGTCGGCGGCTTCGAGCGCGTCTTCGAGATTGGCCGCAACTTCCGAAACGAGGGGATCAGCACCCAGCACAACCCCGAGTTCACCATGCTCGAGTTCTACTGGGCCTATGCTACCTACGGCGACCTCATGGATCTGAGCGAGGATCTCATTCGCGAGCTGACGAGGAAGGTCACCGGCGGCGAGACGAAGATCACCTATCAGGGGGTCGAGCTCGATTTCGGCGCGCCCTTTGCCCGCGTGAGCATGCGCGAGGCCGTCAGCGACATCCCCGGCTATGCAGAGGAATGTCTGACCAATGTCGAGCGCTTCGCCTCGCTCTTCGAGCACGCCAAGGAACCACCCTCCCAGGCGCTGCGCCACAAGTTCTTCGATCCCGACAAGCCGCTGGCCAATCTGGTCACGCTGTTTGAAGAACTGGTCGAGCCCACGCTCATCCAGCCGACCTTCATCACCGGGTTCCCGGCCATCGTAAGCCCGCTGGCACGCCGCACCGACGGCAATGCCGACTACACCGATCGTTTCGAGCTTTACATCTACGGGCGCGAGCTGGCCAACGGTTTCAACGAGCTGGCCGACCCGGTCGACCAGGAAGGGCGCTTCCGCGCGCAGGTCGAACAAAAGGAAGCCGGCGACGAAGAGGCCATGGACTACGACGCCGACTACATCCACGCGCTTGAATACGGCCTGCCGCCGACGGCGGGCGAGGGGATCGGCATCGACCGGCTGGTCATGCTGCTCACCGACGCGGCGAGCATTCGCGATGTCATTCTCTTTCCGCAGATGCGCGCGCGCGCTGCCGCCGGCGAGGGCGAGAACTCCCAGGGCGAGGGCGAGTGA
- a CDS encoding FKBP-type peptidyl-prolyl cis-trans isomerase — protein MRFFPRLLQAAALFSLAILVACESGPGAPNPVTTPSGLKYIDQQVGTGAEAKTGDNVEVHYTGTLTDGTKFDSSLDRGRPFKFRLGAGKVIKGWDEGIVGMKEGGKRKLIIPPNLAYGDRGAGEKIPPNSTLEFDVELVSVRTARELPPQAKGDDGGITELMIEDIKVGDGAEAKPGDLVSVHYTGTLLDGSKFDSSLDHGKPFEFPLGGGRVIKGWDQGVAGMKVGGKRKLTIPPHLAYGNRARPKIPAGSTLVFEVELLEVKEAPKGDDGGITELMIEDIKVGDGAEAVPGKTVSVHYTGTLLNGTKFDSSLDRGKPIEFPLGQGRVIQGWEKGIAGMKVGGKRKLTIPPALAYGNRAAGPIPPNSTLVFDVELMEVK, from the coding sequence ATGCGATTTTTCCCTCGCCTGCTGCAGGCAGCAGCACTGTTTTCCCTTGCGATTCTCGTGGCTTGTGAGTCCGGCCCAGGCGCTCCCAACCCCGTTACGACCCCTTCGGGTCTCAAATACATCGACCAGCAGGTGGGCACCGGAGCCGAAGCCAAGACCGGCGACAATGTCGAGGTGCACTACACCGGCACGCTGACCGACGGGACGAAATTCGACAGCTCCCTCGATCGCGGCCGCCCGTTCAAGTTTCGCCTTGGCGCCGGCAAGGTGATCAAGGGCTGGGACGAGGGAATTGTCGGAATGAAGGAAGGCGGCAAGCGCAAGCTCATCATTCCCCCCAACCTTGCCTACGGCGACCGCGGAGCGGGGGAAAAGATTCCTCCCAACTCGACGCTGGAGTTTGACGTTGAGCTCGTATCGGTTCGCACCGCCCGGGAACTTCCCCCGCAGGCCAAGGGCGATGATGGCGGCATTACCGAACTGATGATTGAAGACATCAAGGTGGGCGATGGCGCCGAAGCCAAGCCCGGCGACCTGGTGAGCGTCCACTACACGGGCACCCTGCTCGATGGATCGAAGTTCGACAGCTCTCTGGACCATGGCAAGCCCTTCGAGTTCCCCCTGGGCGGCGGCCGCGTCATCAAGGGCTGGGATCAGGGCGTTGCGGGCATGAAGGTGGGCGGCAAGCGCAAGCTCACCATTCCGCCGCACCTGGCCTACGGAAACCGCGCCCGCCCGAAGATCCCGGCAGGATCCACCCTGGTCTTCGAGGTGGAACTGCTCGAGGTGAAAGAAGCGCCCAAGGGCGACGATGGCGGCATCACCGAGCTGATGATTGAAGACATCAAGGTCGGCGACGGCGCCGAAGCGGTTCCCGGCAAGACGGTGAGCGTCCATTACACGGGCACCCTGCTCAACGGCACGAAGTTCGACAGCTCGCTCGACCGTGGCAAGCCCATCGAATTCCCCCTGGGACAGGGCCGCGTGATCCAGGGCTGGGAAAAAGGCATCGCCGGCATGAAGGTGGGCGGCAAGCGCAAGCTCACCATTCCTCCGGCCCTGGCCTACGGGAACCGGGCCGCGGGCCCGATTCCGCCCAATTCGACCCTGGTCTTTGACGTCGAACTCATGGA